In a single window of the Leptospira sanjuanensis genome:
- a CDS encoding DNA-directed RNA polymerase subunit alpha yields MSLKSLLKGFKRPKKIEFNTEANTPNYGKFVAEPFERGFATTIGNSLRRTLMSSIEGAAISAIRIEGVNHEFSFIEGVAEDVTRIILNLKQVRIKYEPEEKDQSKIIHLELKGAGYFRAGDLAVDSSIEIMNPDLHIATLNEDANLVMDLEIQRGRGYVPAEEKKKDIEVLGTIPVDSIFSPVQKVVFEVSETRVAQRSDYEKLTLEVWTDGSVSPDDAVAQAAKILKEHLTVFINFEEELEEEDDELDEADEKLKASLSKHVEELELSVRSLNVLRSLEIDFIGDLVKRSEEEMSKSKHYSDQCLQELKAKLSTLGLSFGMRDF; encoded by the coding sequence TTGTCTCTCAAAAGCTTACTCAAAGGATTTAAACGTCCTAAGAAGATTGAATTCAACACGGAAGCGAACACTCCCAATTACGGGAAGTTCGTTGCAGAGCCATTTGAAAGGGGTTTTGCGACAACTATCGGTAACTCACTCAGACGGACTCTTATGTCCTCGATCGAGGGAGCGGCGATTTCTGCGATTCGTATCGAAGGGGTAAACCACGAGTTTTCCTTTATCGAAGGCGTTGCGGAAGACGTAACGAGAATCATTCTGAACCTGAAACAAGTTCGTATTAAATACGAGCCCGAGGAAAAAGATCAGAGTAAAATCATTCATCTCGAACTGAAAGGCGCAGGCTATTTCAGAGCGGGAGATCTCGCTGTGGATTCTTCCATCGAGATCATGAATCCCGATCTTCATATCGCGACCCTCAACGAAGACGCAAATCTCGTCATGGACTTGGAAATTCAGAGAGGAAGAGGTTACGTTCCTGCGGAAGAAAAGAAAAAGGACATCGAAGTTCTCGGAACAATTCCGGTGGATTCGATTTTTTCTCCGGTTCAGAAAGTGGTTTTCGAAGTATCCGAAACCCGCGTTGCGCAAAGATCGGATTACGAAAAACTCACTCTGGAAGTCTGGACCGACGGTTCCGTATCTCCGGACGACGCCGTAGCTCAAGCGGCTAAAATCTTAAAAGAGCATCTTACAGTATTTATCAATTTCGAAGAAGAACTGGAAGAAGAAGACGACGAACTGGATGAAGCGGATGAAAAACTCAAAGCTTCCTTGTCGAAACACGTGGAAGAATTGGAACTATCCGTTCGTTCTCTCAATGTGCTGAGAAGTCTGGAAATCGATTTTATCGGAGATCTCGTAAAAAGATCCGAAGAAGAAATGTCGAAATCCAAACACTACAGCGACCAGTGTCTCCAAGAGTTGAAGGCGAAACTTTCCACTCTGGGTCTCTCTTTCGGAATGAGGGATTTCTAA